In Rhodothermus profundi, the following are encoded in one genomic region:
- a CDS encoding alanine racemase — protein MGSRFLEQLPTPAALIDRTRLLKNLRAMQQRAAQEGVALRPHVKTHKSPDLARLQQEVGAVGITVATVDEAEAFVAAGFTEVRLAYPTVGADRYERLLPLMERARLSFCLDTPEAIREASAFFAERGRQARVLLEVDTGFGRTGVRWDDARHLVACARLIQESPGLRLIGLLTHAGQAYHGPQSGESPIDALRRVAAEERDRLLAAAVVLHQAGLATPGQLELSVGSTPTAHYFTNRTEQGFRITEMRPGNYVFHDAMQVALGSCTLDDCALTVLARVVSRKPDGRGGWWVFLDAGKKALSTDQGYGTQGYGLPLYRPASRTPLPHARIARLSEEHGWMHVRGGTTLQIGDRVQIVPNHACLVAPLLRRFYVVEGDEVVAEWAVAEASSVARSVASTC, from the coding sequence ATGGGAAGCCGTTTTTTAGAACAATTACCTACGCCGGCTGCCCTGATCGACCGGACGCGTCTGCTAAAGAACCTGCGCGCCATGCAACAGCGGGCTGCGCAGGAAGGGGTGGCGCTGCGCCCCCATGTTAAAACGCACAAATCGCCAGATCTGGCGCGTCTGCAGCAGGAAGTAGGGGCGGTCGGCATCACCGTGGCCACCGTTGATGAAGCGGAGGCTTTTGTGGCGGCCGGTTTTACGGAGGTGCGGCTGGCCTATCCCACCGTTGGCGCCGATCGCTACGAGCGCCTGCTCCCGCTAATGGAGCGCGCCCGTCTTTCTTTCTGTCTCGACACGCCGGAAGCGATCCGAGAAGCTTCGGCTTTTTTTGCGGAACGTGGCCGCCAGGCCAGGGTGTTGCTGGAAGTGGATACCGGTTTTGGACGCACAGGGGTGCGCTGGGATGACGCTCGGCATCTGGTAGCGTGCGCTCGGCTGATTCAGGAAAGTCCAGGGCTGCGGCTGATCGGCCTGCTCACCCATGCGGGCCAGGCGTATCATGGGCCTCAATCTGGAGAGTCTCCGATAGACGCATTGCGCCGGGTGGCTGCTGAAGAGCGCGACCGGCTTCTGGCCGCAGCGGTCGTGCTGCATCAGGCCGGTCTGGCTACGCCTGGTCAGCTTGAACTCAGCGTGGGATCTACGCCCACCGCTCACTACTTTACGAATCGGACGGAGCAGGGATTTCGGATTACCGAAATGCGGCCCGGCAACTACGTTTTTCACGATGCCATGCAGGTGGCGCTGGGCAGTTGCACGCTGGACGACTGCGCGCTGACCGTGCTGGCCCGGGTCGTCAGTCGCAAACCAGACGGTCGCGGAGGCTGGTGGGTCTTTCTGGATGCCGGTAAGAAGGCCCTTTCCACCGATCAGGGATACGGCACGCAGGGCTACGGGCTACCGCTTTACCGTCCGGCCAGCCGGACGCCGCTGCCGCACGCGCGCATAGCGCGTCTTTCGGAGGAGCATGGCTGGATGCACGTGCGGGGCGGCACCACGTTGCAAATTGGAGATCGCGTCCAGATCGTGCCCAATCATGCCTGTCTGGTAGCGCCGCTCTTGCGTCGATTTTATGTGGTGGAGGGCGACGAAGTGGTCGCCGAGTGGGCGGTGGCGGAAGCGTCTTCGGTGGCTCGGAGCGTTGCAAGCACCTGCTGA
- a CDS encoding efflux RND transporter periplasmic adaptor subunit, with amino-acid sequence MALSKATRRLLIMLAVMLGLLVVIGVGGRALGLFKQETGIEVEVAKATRRTITQVVTASGRVQPEVEVTISPDVSGEIVELLVREGDRVERGQLLARIRPDFYEAQVQQAEAGVAQARATLKQREADLIRAEAEFKRQQALYEKQAISASDFEAARTQYEVAKAALEAARYAVESAEARLREAREQLAKTMIYAPMSGIVSKLDVELGERVVGTSQMAGTEMMRIARLDQMELEVEVNENDVVNVSVGDTATIHIDAYPERTFRGVVTEIANSARIANMGTQEQVTNFPVKVRILGTVALPEAGPSVVARAEEVPAPAELLPPLRPGMSGTVDIYTKTVFNAVAVPIQAVTVRDFNRVRPEGETAPADTASNPLALQEDLRKVVFIVEDGKARMVEVQTGISDDTHIEIVSGLQGGETVIIGPYRAVSQTLRPGMPVRIQQPRLGRRIMATVQ; translated from the coding sequence ATGGCGCTCTCAAAAGCAACCCGCCGATTGTTGATTATGCTGGCCGTTATGCTCGGCCTCCTGGTAGTAATCGGCGTGGGAGGACGTGCCCTGGGACTGTTTAAACAGGAAACTGGTATCGAAGTCGAAGTGGCAAAAGCCACGCGTCGTACCATTACGCAGGTCGTTACGGCCTCCGGACGCGTGCAGCCTGAAGTGGAGGTAACCATCAGTCCCGATGTTTCAGGCGAGATTGTTGAATTGCTGGTGCGCGAAGGAGACCGGGTAGAGCGCGGCCAACTGCTGGCTCGAATTCGACCCGACTTCTACGAAGCGCAGGTGCAGCAAGCCGAAGCTGGCGTAGCGCAGGCGCGTGCTACGCTCAAGCAGCGCGAGGCCGATCTGATCCGCGCCGAAGCTGAGTTTAAGCGACAGCAGGCCCTTTATGAAAAACAGGCCATTTCCGCCAGCGACTTCGAAGCAGCCCGCACGCAGTATGAGGTGGCCAAGGCAGCCCTGGAAGCAGCCCGCTACGCTGTGGAAAGCGCAGAAGCCCGGCTCCGGGAAGCTCGCGAACAACTGGCCAAAACCATGATCTACGCGCCCATGAGCGGCATCGTCAGTAAGCTGGACGTAGAGCTGGGCGAACGCGTAGTCGGCACCAGCCAGATGGCCGGCACCGAAATGATGCGTATTGCGCGGCTGGACCAGATGGAGCTGGAGGTGGAGGTGAATGAAAACGATGTGGTGAACGTTTCGGTCGGCGACACGGCTACCATCCATATCGATGCCTATCCGGAGCGCACCTTCCGCGGCGTGGTCACCGAAATTGCCAATTCGGCCCGCATAGCCAACATGGGCACGCAGGAGCAGGTCACCAACTTCCCGGTGAAAGTCCGCATTCTGGGTACGGTTGCCCTGCCCGAGGCAGGTCCCTCGGTCGTTGCGCGGGCTGAAGAAGTGCCAGCCCCTGCCGAGCTGCTCCCGCCGCTGCGTCCCGGCATGAGCGGTACTGTAGACATCTACACAAAAACCGTTTTCAATGCCGTTGCCGTCCCCATTCAGGCCGTTACGGTACGCGATTTCAATCGCGTGCGTCCCGAGGGCGAAACAGCCCCCGCCGATACGGCCAGCAATCCGCTGGCCCTCCAGGAAGACCTGCGCAAGGTTGTCTTTATTGTGGAAGACGGTAAAGCCCGCATGGTCGAAGTGCAGACGGGCATCTCCGATGATACGCATATTGAAATCGTCTCAGGCCTGCAGGGCGGCGAAACGGTAATCATCGGTCCTTATCGGGCCGTCAGCCAGACCCTGCGGCCTGGCATGCCGGTGCGCATCCAGCAGCCCCGACTCGGCCGGCGCATCATGGCAACAGTACAATAA
- a CDS encoding ABC transporter ATP-binding protein, which produces MAAITDNRRPLIQLRDVTKIYQMGTQQVRALDGVSLDVYPNEYVAIMGPSGSGKSTLMNIIGCLDTPTSGTYYLNGRDVSRLSDDELARIRNKEVGFVFQTFNLLPRVNCLQNVELPLIYAGVRKSQRRALAEAALRSVGLGDRMHHKPNELSGGQRQRVAIARALVNNPSIILADEPTGNLDTKTGEEIMRLFELLYRQGHTLLVVTHEHDIAHHARRIIHLRDGRIERDEPVAQPLLADLDLNATV; this is translated from the coding sequence ATGGCGGCAATAACCGATAACCGGCGCCCGCTCATTCAACTGCGCGACGTGACCAAGATCTATCAAATGGGCACCCAGCAGGTGCGGGCGCTTGACGGCGTGTCGCTGGACGTGTACCCGAACGAGTACGTGGCCATCATGGGACCTTCCGGCTCCGGAAAATCCACGCTGATGAACATCATCGGCTGTCTCGATACGCCCACCAGCGGCACCTACTACCTGAACGGCCGCGATGTGAGCCGGCTTTCGGACGACGAGCTGGCCCGCATTCGCAACAAAGAAGTGGGCTTCGTCTTTCAAACGTTCAACCTGCTTCCCCGCGTCAATTGCCTGCAGAACGTCGAGCTACCGCTTATTTACGCCGGCGTGCGCAAAAGCCAGCGGCGCGCCCTGGCCGAGGCCGCGTTGCGAAGCGTCGGGCTGGGCGACCGCATGCATCACAAACCCAACGAGCTCTCTGGCGGCCAACGCCAACGCGTGGCTATCGCTCGGGCGCTGGTCAATAATCCTTCCATAATTCTGGCCGACGAACCCACCGGCAATCTGGACACAAAAACCGGTGAGGAAATCATGCGGCTCTTCGAGCTGCTCTACCGCCAGGGCCACACGCTGCTGGTGGTCACGCATGAACATGACATTGCCCACCACGCCCGCCGCATCATCCATTTGCGCGATGGCCGAATTGAACGCGACGAGCCGGTAGCCCAACCGCTCCTGGCGGATCTAGACCTGAACGCAACCGTCTGA
- a CDS encoding RluA family pseudouridine synthase: protein MELPILYEDTDLLAIHKPEGLAAIPERDPSRPSARRLLEEARGERLWVVHRLDKEASGVLLFARNAEAHRYLNTLFERRQVTKRYRALVHGQVSPAQGQIQAPIRLYGSGRMGVDPERGKPSETRYRVLEHLGDAYTLLEALPLTGRRHQIRVHLYHIGHPIVGDLRYGDRSMQQHYPRLMLHALSLRFRHPAGQELEIVAPVPESFQQVLATLRATEDASATAHSATTSSPSTT, encoded by the coding sequence ATGGAATTACCCATTCTCTACGAAGACACGGACCTGCTCGCCATCCACAAACCCGAAGGGCTGGCTGCTATTCCCGAACGCGATCCGTCTCGCCCTTCGGCGCGGCGGCTGCTCGAAGAAGCGCGCGGCGAACGCCTCTGGGTGGTCCATCGACTGGACAAAGAGGCCTCGGGCGTGTTGCTGTTCGCCCGTAACGCCGAAGCCCATCGCTACTTGAACACGCTTTTTGAGCGCCGACAGGTGACCAAGCGGTACCGGGCACTGGTGCATGGACAGGTCTCGCCGGCGCAGGGACAGATTCAGGCGCCAATCCGACTGTACGGCTCGGGCCGCATGGGGGTCGATCCGGAGCGCGGCAAACCCAGCGAGACGCGCTATCGAGTGCTGGAACACCTGGGAGATGCCTATACGCTGCTCGAAGCCCTACCGCTGACAGGCCGCCGGCATCAGATCCGGGTGCATCTCTACCACATCGGCCATCCTATCGTCGGAGATCTTCGCTATGGCGACCGGTCGATGCAGCAACACTACCCCCGCCTCATGCTGCACGCGCTCAGCCTCCGCTTTCGCCATCCGGCTGGACAGGAACTGGAAATCGTGGCGCCTGTGCCCGAAAGTTTTCAGCAGGTGCTTGCAACGCTCCGAGCCACCGAAGACGCTTCCGCCACCGCCCACTCGGCGACCACTTCGTCGCCCTCCACCACATAA